The genomic region GTTGTACGGCTCACCCAATGCCATCCGCCGCAGGAAGCCGCACGCCAGGTCCGCGAAGCCTTCGTCACGGAACGCGCCCAGGTTGTTGATGGAGGCCCCGTGCGGCTCCGGATACGACAACTCCCAGTCGTCAAAGCCATACTGTTTCAGCGAGTGGTCCGGAGGATTGCTCACATGCCACTTGCCGAAATAGTGCGTGTGGTAGCCCGCCTTCTGGAACCAGTGCCCCAGCGTCGGAATCCCATCCGCTGACAGCCACGGGAAGGCCGCCGCGTCACCGCTCTTGAACAGGCCGTCCGTCTGCGTGACGCCCGTGCGCGTGCCGTACTGCCCCGTGTAGATGACCGCGCGGCTGGGAGTGCACGCCGACGCCGCGATGGTGTGGTTGCGGAACACCGCCGCGTTCTTCCGCAGCGCCGCGAAGCCGGGGAAGAACTTCCGGAACGGGTTGTCCTCCCCTCCCTCGTCCGCGAAGCCCAGGATGTCCTTGATGGCCGGCAGGAAGCCGCCATCAGGCCCATAGGCGAACGGGGGGAACTGGAGCTGATCGACCGTCAGGATGAGGATGTTGGGCCGCGAGGGAGTGGACATGCCCCGTCCCTGAGCACGCGCCATACCAACGGCCTTCCCAGAGACACCGGCCCCACGCCCCGCGTCCCCGGGGAACGCAAGCAGCCCTCCGCCGCGTCCCCACCCGACGCGGAAGGTTCAGCTCGGCGTGCGCGAGGACTCCGTCGGCGTCGCCGCCTGGGCCTCCGTGCGCCGGGGCAGCCAGACGTTGAAGGTGGAGCCCTGGCCCACCGTGCCCGTGGACTCCGCCCAGATGCGGCCGCCGTGCTGCTCCACGATGCCCTGGCTGATGGTGAGCCCCAGCCCCAGCCCGCCGTACTTGCTGCCGTGCGCGCGGCCGAAGCGCTCGAAGATGAGGCGCTGCTTCTCGCTGGGGATGCCCACGCCCTGGTCCTTCACGGACAGGTGCACGCCGCTGTCGCCCTCCGCCGCCACGCGCACCAGCACCTGGCCGCCTTCCGGCGAGTAGCGGATGGCGTTGGACAAGAGGTTCGTCAGCACCTGGTCCAACCGCCCCCGGTCCCACGTGCCCTCCAGGCGCTCGGGGACCTCCACCTTCAGCTCGTGCGTCTGGGACAGCACCGCCATGCGGTCCCGCGTCTCCAGCACCAGCTGCGACAAATCAAACGGCTCCAGCTCCAATGACAGCCGCCCCGCCTGCAACCGGCTGATGTCCAGCAGGTCCTCCACCAGCTTCGCCATGCGGTCGATCTGCCGGTTGATGATCTGCAGCGACTTGCCGGGGCCGGCCTCCGTCTGCCCGCCCAGCTTGAGCAGCGCCAGGTGCGCGTGGCCCTTCGCCGCGGCCAGCGGCGTGCGCAATTCGTGGCTCGCGGCGGCGAGGAACGCGTCCTTCGCCTCGCTCGCCAGCCGCAGCGCCGTCTCCGCGCGCTGGCGCTCGGTGATGTCGCGCGCCACGGAGATGAAGCGGCCGGGGCCCTCCCCTTCCGCCACGTACTGGAGCACCACCTCCACCGGTACCTCCGAGCCGTCGCGGCGGCGGTGGTTGGTGGAATACGTCTGCGACGGCAGCGTGCCGGACATCAGCGGCGCCAGCAGCTTGCGGAAGCCCATCTCGTCGAAGGCGCTCTCCACCTCCAGCACCGACAGGCCCACCAGCTCCTCCACGGAGGAGGACAGCTGCTTGGCCGCGCCCGCGTTCGCGTACGCGAGCGTGAGCGAGTCCGGGGTGAACATCAGGACGCAGTCCAGCGTGGCGTCGAGCGTCGTCTTGAAGCGCCCCAGCGCCTCCTCCGCGCGCCGCTTGTCGTCGATGTCCGTGGCGATGGCCAGCCAGCCCACCAGCTGCCCGTGCTCGTCGCGCTCCGGCACCGCGCGCGCCAGGTGCCAGCGGTAGACGCCGTCCTTGCGACGCAGCCGGAACTCCTGCGTGCTGCTCTGCACCTGCACCACCCCGTCGCTCCACACGCCGCGCATCCGCTCGCGGTCCGCCGGGTGCACGTCCAGGAGGAACGAGGAGAGCGACAGCTCATACCCCTCGTGGTGGCCGGTGTAGTCCCGCCAGGCGCGATTGGCGTACGTCAGCGCCCCATCCGCGCGAGCCGCCCACATGGGCTCCGGCAGGGACTCCGTGAGCCGCCGGTAGCGCAGCGCGCTCTGGCGCTCCAGGGCCTCGCGGTCGCGCTGGCGCAGGAGGGCCGCCTGGCGCTGGAGCTGCTGCTCCTTGAGGAACAGGTCCACGAAGACGCTGACCTTCGAGCGGAGGATTTCCGGGTCGAAGGGCTTGAGCAGGTAGTCCACCGCGCCGTGCGCGTAGCCCTTGAAGACATGCGCCGCGTCACGGCTGAGCGCGGTGAGGAAGATGATGGGGATGGTGCGCGTGCGCTCGCGCTGCTTGATGAGCGCCGCGGTCTGGAACCCGTCCAGCCCCGGCATCTGCACGTCCATCAGGATGACCGCGAAGTCGCGCTGCAACAGCTGCTTGAGCGCCTCCTCGCCGCTGGTCGCCTTCACCAGGTCCTGGCCCAACGGCTCGAGGATGGCTTCCAGCGCCAGCAGGTTGGCCGGATGGTCGTCCACCATCAGGATGGCCGCGCGCGGGGTGGCGGCGGCTTCCTGGGGACGTTCCGGAGTGTGCTCTGTGGAGTTCATGTGCGCGGCGGGGGAGCGCGTGGGTCAGAGGACCCGATACACGGCGAACAAGGCTAGGGCTGCCCCCTTCCAGACGGAAGTGCCAAGGGGGCTCAAGGATGGATCGTCCTCGTTGAGTATCAAGCACTCACCCACAGCCGGACCAGTTCCAACAGCTTATCGGTATCCACCGGCTTGGGCAGGTAGTCACTCGCGCCGGCCGCCATGCACTTCTCCCGGTCGTCCTTCAGCGCCTTCGCGGTGACGGCGATGATGGGGAGGCTGGCGTACTTGGGGTCCTTGCGGATGGCACGCATGGTTTCATAGCCATCCATCTCCGGCATCATCACGTCCATCAGCACGACATCCACGTCGGGGTGCTGACCGAGCATCTCGATGGCAGCCCGCCCGTTCTCCGCGAAGACCACCTGCATGCTGTGATTTTCCAGCACGCTGGTGAGCGCGAAGATGTTTCGCATGTCGTCATCCACCAGGAGCACCTTCTTGCCGGCCAGCGGCGCGTCCTGGTCGTTGCGCTGCGCCAGGGCCGCCCGCGCGCGCGCCGGGAGGTTCTCGTCCAGGCGGTGCAGGAAGAGCGCTGTGTCGCTGAGCAGCTGGTCGGGGCTCTTCGCGCCGCTCTTCAGGATGACGCTGCCGGTGTAACGCCGCAGGCGGGCCTCGTCCTTGGGCGTCAATTCACGGCCGGTGTAGACGACGATGGGCAGGTCGCGGAAGCGCTGCTGCGTCTTCACCTCCTCCACCAGCTTGATGCCGTCCATGTCGGGCAACAGGAGGTCGATGACGAGGCAGTCGTACTCGTTCTCCTCCAGCTTCGCGAGGGCCTCCTGGCCGGACGCCACCGCGGTGACGACGACGTCACCGCCGTCGCTGAGCAGCTGGGTGAGGCTGTTGCGCTGCACGTCATCGTCTT from Corallococcus exiguus harbors:
- a CDS encoding hybrid sensor histidine kinase/response regulator yields the protein MNSTEHTPERPQEAAATPRAAILMVDDHPANLLALEAILEPLGQDLVKATSGEEALKQLLQRDFAVILMDVQMPGLDGFQTAALIKQRERTRTIPIIFLTALSRDAAHVFKGYAHGAVDYLLKPFDPEILRSKVSVFVDLFLKEQQLQRQAALLRQRDREALERQSALRYRRLTESLPEPMWAARADGALTYANRAWRDYTGHHEGYELSLSSFLLDVHPADRERMRGVWSDGVVQVQSSTQEFRLRRKDGVYRWHLARAVPERDEHGQLVGWLAIATDIDDKRRAEEALGRFKTTLDATLDCVLMFTPDSLTLAYANAGAAKQLSSSVEELVGLSVLEVESAFDEMGFRKLLAPLMSGTLPSQTYSTNHRRRDGSEVPVEVVLQYVAEGEGPGRFISVARDITERQRAETALRLASEAKDAFLAAASHELRTPLAAAKGHAHLALLKLGGQTEAGPGKSLQIINRQIDRMAKLVEDLLDISRLQAGRLSLELEPFDLSQLVLETRDRMAVLSQTHELKVEVPERLEGTWDRGRLDQVLTNLLSNAIRYSPEGGQVLVRVAAEGDSGVHLSVKDQGVGIPSEKQRLIFERFGRAHGSKYGGLGLGLTISQGIVEQHGGRIWAESTGTVGQGSTFNVWLPRRTEAQAATPTESSRTPS